One window from the genome of Clupea harengus chromosome 19, Ch_v2.0.2, whole genome shotgun sequence encodes:
- the sdc3 gene encoding syndecan-3 produces the protein MKLVCWMALALLHGHAASAQQRRLVDDEGSTDEFYDDEDLFSGSGSGYPDMEVNPTRLDVSFTTPEPLPLSTTQATGNAPSAPPAPEPSGTPSPTPTPATDRASGAEENFTEEEEERVREQEIQQEKERKEMEREREKEREKERERERREREREQEKERERGRVTEREKERQRERERTTISLWASSIPMVTTSPAPPPAPDMLAPSGGAEEFSTAEEEEEEIFLTDEPRQPFPTIPWDRDTTTESLPTEQDTISWDRDATTQSLPTEEDTSTSPPITTEPVIPTEEDDVVEVTEEDDEEEDEEEEEEEETTPPLPTTTESITSIQTTFTTQTQAPYTDVNNDVGLGRSDDFEIRDNNSRQDNDLGSDRGEDRGADADLSGNTVDTVGSSAAQLPQKNILERKEVLIAVIVGGVVGALFAAFLVMLLVYRMKKKDEGSYTLEEPKQATVTYHKPDKQEEFYA, from the exons gccCAGCAACGTCGCCTGGTAGATGACGAGGGGTCAACAGACGAGTTCTATGACGACGAGGATCTCTTCTCTGGGTCCGGCtcaggct ATCCTGATATGGAGGTGAACCCTACGAGGCTGGATGTGTCCTTTACCACTCcagagcctctccctctctccaccacccAGGCGACAGGCAACGCACCCTCTGCCCCCCCAGCACCTGAGCCCagtggcaccccctcccccacccccacccctgccaccGACAGAGCCAGTGGTGCGGAGGAAAATttcacagaggaggaagaggagagagtgagggagcaggagatacagcaagagaaagagagaaaggagatggaaagggagagagagaaggagagggagaaagagagggaacggGAAAGG agagagagggagagggagcaggagaaggagagagagagggggagggtcacggagcgagaaaaagagaggcagagagagagagaaaggacaacAATTTCCCTGTGGGCCTCCTCCATCCCCATGGTAACCACAAGTCCAgctccacctcctgctcctgATATGTTAGCGCCCTCTGGTGGCGCAGAGGAGTTCAGCacagctgaggaagaggaggaggagatttTCCTGACGGATGAGCCCAGGCAACCCTTCCCAACAATCCCATGGGACAGAGACACCACCACGGAGAGCCTTCCCACGGAGCAGGATACAATCTCCTGGGACCGAGACGCCACCACACAGAGCCTTCCCACAGAGGAGGACACAAGCACGTCCCCACCAATCACCACAGAGCCCGTTATCCCAACAGAAGAAGACGACGTAGTCGAAGTAACAGAAGAAGAcgatgaagaagaagatgaagaagaagaagaagaagaagaaaccacACCCCCTCTGCCAACAACCACTGAGAGTATCACAAGCATCCAAACCACTTTCacaacacag ACACAGGCACCCTACACGGACGTGAATAATGATGTGGGCCTGGGACGCAGTGACGACTTTGAGATTCGAGACAACAACAGTCGCCAGGACAACGATCTGGGATCCGACCGAGGTGAAGACCGAGGGGCAGACGCCGATCTGTCGGGCAACACGGTGGACACGGTGGGCAGCTCGGCCGCTCAGCTCCCCCAGAAGAACATCCTGGAGCGGAAGGAGGTCCTAATAG CGGTGATCGTGGGCGGTGTGGTGGGCGCCCTGTTTGCTGCCTTCCTCGTCATGCTTCTGGTGTACCGCATGAAGAAGAAGGACGAGGGGAGCTACACACTGGAGGAACCCAAACAAGCCACCGTCACCTACCACAAGCCTGACAAACAAGAGGAGTTCTACGCATAA